A portion of the Leptospira kanakyensis genome contains these proteins:
- a CDS encoding NADase-type glycan-binding domain-containing protein — protein MSFPNSKTYLLITAICLPLFAEPLNPPSVTSSSQLQPQSKKYTPILAMDGKLKTSWVEGALGEGIGESLQIKYKSPISFRSLSIYNGFGDPKLWAANNRIKKLKISTEDGNEEIVTLKDSLSLQRIEFKSELHAKEISLTIQEVYKGTNSENTAIAELVFNSDQAGSALIPPKNTWAIGKWKTKSNIARIQLHNDGTCEMGYETAKMLCTWTEKGDKVIVSLEATLPLTNTDILEIKRRGNPSDPTLEINGKHEFISNRDGV, from the coding sequence ATGTCTTTTCCAAATTCCAAAACTTACTTATTAATAACCGCCATTTGTCTGCCCCTTTTTGCAGAACCACTCAATCCTCCGAGTGTTACTTCTTCTAGTCAACTGCAACCACAATCCAAAAAATATACACCAATCCTTGCTATGGATGGAAAACTCAAAACCAGTTGGGTTGAAGGCGCACTTGGCGAAGGAATTGGAGAATCTTTACAAATCAAATACAAATCACCAATTAGCTTTCGTTCCCTTTCCATCTACAATGGATTTGGTGATCCCAAACTATGGGCCGCAAACAATCGAATCAAAAAGCTAAAAATATCTACTGAAGATGGAAATGAGGAAATTGTGACTTTAAAAGATAGTTTGTCACTCCAAAGGATTGAGTTCAAATCAGAACTTCATGCCAAAGAAATTTCTCTCACCATCCAAGAAGTTTATAAAGGAACCAACTCGGAAAACACTGCCATTGCAGAATTAGTATTCAATTCAGACCAAGCGGGATCAGCTCTCATTCCTCCCAAAAATACTTGGGCCATTGGAAAGTGGAAAACAAAATCCAACATCGCAAGGATCCAACTGCATAATGATGGAACTTGTGAGATGGGATATGAAACAGCCAAGATGTTATGTACATGGACAGAAAAAGGAGACAAGGTCATTGTTAGTTTAGAAGCAACCCTTCCCCTCACCAATACCGATATTTTGGAAATCAAACGCCGAGGGAATCCATCTGATCCAACTCTCGAAATCAATGGAAAACATGAGTTTATCTCCAACAGAGATGGAGTGTAA
- a CDS encoding tetratricopeptide repeat protein has product MGTKNSRFTLVSLPLGFLFLLLGFSLVGCDYLKSLTESKYRKRIGGELPSEKDIVNWKEKLALEEAEIEEMDKRIRKMVQKSNQSAALSWKIARAYMRAGSADLGARYYEEAIGETLPNSKQGGFEIHSYESALPFFEKAIQSGKLDKQLLYETAVAYANASKDMGWESVRRNRAIGLFKQLSKIDKEDSRFPFQLALIYFDSSLKDEAWNGKLASGYDEVETAFSLLDQILRKEPYNVPTRFAKANFLYQVGKTNLAYDEYTRIKSILEEMKEKGSIREPLDENSSYRNVIKNLNQLGAQNKSN; this is encoded by the coding sequence ATGGGCACAAAAAACAGCAGGTTTACTTTGGTTTCCTTGCCACTAGGATTTCTTTTCCTCCTGCTTGGCTTTAGTTTGGTTGGCTGTGACTATCTCAAGTCACTTACTGAATCCAAATACCGCAAACGGATTGGCGGGGAATTGCCTTCTGAAAAAGACATCGTGAATTGGAAAGAGAAGTTGGCTTTGGAAGAGGCCGAAATCGAAGAGATGGACAAACGGATTCGGAAAATGGTCCAAAAGTCCAACCAGTCAGCCGCCCTTTCTTGGAAAATTGCTCGGGCCTATATGCGGGCCGGCTCTGCTGATCTGGGTGCCCGTTATTATGAAGAAGCGATTGGAGAAACCTTACCCAATTCGAAACAAGGTGGATTTGAAATCCATTCCTATGAATCTGCATTACCATTTTTTGAAAAAGCCATCCAATCCGGAAAGTTGGATAAACAGTTGTTATATGAAACTGCAGTAGCGTATGCCAATGCTTCTAAAGATATGGGTTGGGAATCAGTCCGACGAAATCGGGCCATCGGACTTTTTAAACAACTTTCAAAAATTGATAAAGAAGATTCCCGATTCCCGTTTCAATTGGCTCTCATTTATTTTGATTCTTCATTGAAGGATGAAGCTTGGAACGGGAAACTTGCCAGTGGGTATGATGAAGTGGAAACTGCATTTTCACTTCTCGACCAAATTTTACGCAAAGAACCTTACAATGTTCCAACACGGTTTGCTAAGGCTAATTTTTTATACCAAGTGGGAAAAACAAATTTGGCTTATGATGAATACACACGAATTAAGTCCATATTGGAAGAGATGAAAGAAAAAGGTTCTATCCGTGAACCTTTGGATGAAAATTCTTCGTATCGTAATGTCATTAAAAACTTAAACCAATTGGGGGCCCAAAACAAATCTAACTGA
- a CDS encoding GNAT family N-acetyltransferase: MSHSFRRLGESDLSLLLQWESLCFPGEEWTDKMIQTHLEFHVAFGLGDPETQSYALVCETPWEIEIFRIATLPNYRKLGLAKELLTALFQEFPKKEFFLEVKESNIAAFGLYKSVGFTELERRKKYYPDGSTAVLMKRNPLE; this comes from the coding sequence ATGTCTCATAGTTTTCGAAGGTTGGGTGAATCCGATCTTTCCCTCCTCCTCCAATGGGAATCCCTTTGTTTTCCCGGTGAAGAATGGACGGATAAAATGATCCAAACTCATTTAGAATTCCATGTGGCTTTTGGTTTGGGAGATCCAGAAACACAGAGTTACGCTCTTGTTTGTGAAACCCCCTGGGAGATTGAAATCTTTCGGATTGCAACACTTCCCAACTATCGAAAGTTAGGTTTGGCAAAGGAACTTTTGACGGCCCTATTCCAGGAATTTCCAAAAAAAGAATTCTTTTTGGAAGTGAAGGAATCAAATATTGCCGCCTTTGGTCTTTACAAGTCCGTTGGGTTTACAGAATTAGAGAGACGTAAAAAATACTATCCGGACGGATCCACAGCTGTCCTGATGAAGAGGAATCCATTAGAATGA
- a CDS encoding valine--pyruvate transaminase: protein MAPMMDSPSSLWANRLRQNQGIRSLMEDLGQVTGHPDEILLGGGNPAHIPEAEAIFADCFRELASDPCLSALLGDYQAPIGNDRFRSLAAESLSPHLGARLTKDNIAFFNGSQNAYSYLLNIHSGKMKDGSFKKILLPIVPEYIGYADQSIEADAFLATKPEVIPTGNHRFRYGLNKTDFDLSEIGCVALSRPTNPTGNILSNADIEWMEEKTKKQNLPLFIDLAYGNPFPNLIGSEEPIHYKEGRTLSLSFSKIGLPGVRLGIVVSNPDTIETLSSYAAVGNLAVGNLGVYMMEILFRKDILTNLAKNVLRPFYDKKRELAVSIFESEFQKRGVEYEIHEPMGGFFLWIRFPKLSVTNHKLYHLCKDKRLFIVSGHYFFPGLNSDFSHTQDCIRLTYCRPEEELARGAHILSEIVASHQAKSK, encoded by the coding sequence ATGGCCCCCATGATGGACTCTCCCTCCTCCCTTTGGGCCAACCGCCTACGCCAAAACCAAGGAATCCGTTCCCTGATGGAAGATTTGGGCCAAGTGACGGGCCACCCGGATGAAATTCTCCTTGGGGGAGGAAATCCGGCCCATATCCCGGAAGCAGAGGCAATTTTTGCTGATTGTTTTCGCGAACTCGCGAGTGACCCGTGCCTTTCCGCCCTTCTCGGAGATTACCAGGCTCCGATCGGGAATGATCGTTTTCGTTCCCTGGCCGCAGAATCCCTATCTCCCCACTTAGGTGCAAGACTCACCAAAGACAATATTGCCTTTTTTAATGGCAGTCAAAATGCCTATTCCTATTTACTCAATATCCATTCCGGGAAGATGAAGGATGGGAGTTTTAAAAAAATTCTCCTACCGATAGTTCCGGAATACATCGGTTATGCGGACCAGTCCATCGAAGCCGATGCTTTTTTGGCTACCAAACCAGAAGTGATTCCGACAGGAAATCATAGATTTCGATACGGATTAAACAAAACAGATTTTGATCTTTCCGAGATTGGTTGTGTGGCCTTGTCTCGTCCTACAAATCCCACGGGAAATATTTTATCAAATGCCGACATCGAATGGATGGAAGAGAAAACAAAAAAACAAAACCTTCCTCTCTTCATTGATTTAGCCTATGGAAATCCTTTTCCCAATTTGATTGGATCGGAAGAACCGATCCATTACAAGGAAGGTAGAACCCTTTCCCTTAGTTTCTCTAAAATTGGACTCCCGGGGGTTCGTTTGGGCATCGTTGTTTCAAATCCCGATACGATTGAAACCTTATCCTCTTATGCTGCTGTAGGGAATCTGGCTGTGGGAAATTTAGGTGTTTATATGATGGAAATTCTCTTTCGTAAGGACATCCTCACAAACCTTGCAAAAAACGTCTTACGTCCGTTTTATGACAAAAAAAGAGAACTTGCCGTGTCCATTTTTGAATCGGAATTTCAGAAACGGGGAGTCGAATATGAAATCCATGAACCAATGGGTGGATTTTTTCTTTGGATTCGTTTTCCCAAGTTATCAGTCACCAACCACAAACTTTATCACCTTTGTAAAGATAAACGACTCTTCATTGTGTCAGGACATTATTTCTTTCCGGGATTAAACTCAGATTTTTCACACACTCAAGATTGCATACGTTTGACATATTGTCGTCCAGAAGAAGAATTAGCCAGGGGAGCCCATATCCTTTCGGAGATAGTGGCTTCTCACCAGGCGAAATCCAAATGA
- a CDS encoding glutathione S-transferase family protein yields MTPILYTFPISHFSEKARWGLELANYSFELKALVPGEHIKTLKPIVTDLYVPVLETDSGVIQGSGNILDVIEEKAFGHKATPEEKQMEEKIDIQIGKSLQTMLYFHILDYPEIVGKLFLLEPASLSDTVAAPEHFDLIALSLKRRYKITPKNLEVVKQALDEGSKELISIYKDRKFFNGNSFGRVDLTLASLMGMLAEPKESPAYPWFRSVQMPESFFTWRKELGVELLFDRIKEFYKEFRNQSK; encoded by the coding sequence ATGACTCCAATCTTATACACATTCCCCATCTCTCATTTTTCTGAAAAAGCCAGATGGGGATTGGAACTTGCAAACTATTCTTTTGAACTAAAGGCCTTGGTCCCAGGTGAACACATCAAAACCCTAAAACCAATTGTGACCGATTTGTATGTGCCTGTTTTAGAGACGGATTCTGGAGTCATCCAAGGTTCTGGAAATATTTTAGATGTCATTGAAGAAAAGGCATTTGGTCATAAAGCCACCCCAGAAGAAAAACAAATGGAAGAGAAAATCGACATCCAAATCGGGAAAAGTTTACAAACAATGCTCTATTTTCATATTCTTGATTACCCCGAAATTGTAGGTAAATTATTTTTATTAGAACCGGCTTCGTTATCGGATACGGTAGCGGCACCAGAACATTTTGATTTGATTGCTCTTTCTCTCAAAAGAAGGTATAAAATTACTCCTAAAAACTTAGAAGTCGTTAAACAAGCACTAGATGAAGGTTCAAAAGAATTAATTTCTATATACAAAGATAGAAAGTTTTTTAATGGAAACTCTTTTGGAAGAGTGGATCTAACATTAGCTAGTCTTATGGGAATGCTCGCAGAACCAAAAGAATCTCCTGCTTATCCTTGGTTTAGATCAGTACAAATGCCTGAGTCTTTTTTCACCTGGAGAAAGGAATTAGGGGTCGAGTTGTTATTCGATAGAATTAAAGAATTTTACAAGGAATTTCGCAACCAATCCAAATAA
- a CDS encoding DegT/DnrJ/EryC1/StrS family aminotransferase, whose product MSTETIQRPVRKEKDIEFFKPTLSREDLKGVLECLVDEHLSNGEIVERFEKTFCHTFKIKYAISSNSLTSAYHLALLALGVKAGDSVLLSSYAPISALDAIFLLQAKPVLVDLKRNSFHLCPEEFLRKKNESGAKFALFDHSFGSLIRLSDYSIEGLEVVEDFTEAIGATSETISVGKQSKIAICGLSAENIITTGNGAMIITSEVSLSNSIKSYKTGSSAKRNFGEPKYDYNLVDYQAALGIEQLSKLGVILERKKKIASAYLQAVQNSRLETYFQNSTEDTFQRFPIVVSGQNYEEIQRYFKSIHIGTQKTVEEPLHRVLEENHLEFPNAERLYQRGHCIPIYPNLTKDNVQRIATAIRRIY is encoded by the coding sequence ATGAGCACCGAAACAATACAAAGACCTGTTCGAAAAGAAAAAGATATCGAATTTTTTAAACCGACCCTTTCTCGGGAAGATTTGAAAGGTGTTTTAGAATGCCTTGTGGACGAACACCTATCAAATGGTGAAATCGTAGAAAGATTTGAAAAAACCTTCTGCCATACTTTCAAAATCAAATATGCCATATCTTCTAATTCCCTCACCTCGGCATACCACCTAGCATTACTTGCATTAGGTGTGAAAGCGGGAGATTCCGTTTTACTTTCTAGTTATGCACCGATTTCGGCATTGGATGCCATTTTTCTATTACAAGCAAAACCAGTGCTTGTGGATTTAAAACGAAATTCCTTTCACCTTTGCCCGGAAGAATTCCTCCGTAAAAAAAATGAATCTGGTGCGAAGTTTGCTTTATTTGATCATAGTTTTGGATCTCTCATTCGACTCAGTGATTATTCCATCGAGGGATTAGAAGTGGTAGAAGACTTTACCGAAGCCATTGGTGCCACTTCCGAAACAATCTCCGTTGGCAAACAATCCAAAATTGCAATTTGTGGACTCAGTGCAGAAAACATCATCACCACTGGTAACGGTGCGATGATCATCACTTCTGAAGTTTCCTTATCAAACTCGATAAAATCATACAAAACGGGATCATCCGCCAAACGTAACTTTGGTGAACCAAAGTATGATTACAATTTGGTTGATTACCAAGCTGCTCTTGGAATTGAACAACTTTCTAAACTGGGTGTAATTTTAGAACGTAAGAAAAAAATTGCATCTGCCTATTTACAAGCTGTTCAAAATTCTAGATTAGAAACCTATTTCCAAAATTCCACGGAAGATACATTTCAAAGATTCCCGATTGTTGTTTCCGGACAAAACTACGAAGAGATCCAAAGGTATTTTAAATCCATCCACATCGGTACACAAAAAACTGTAGAGGAACCTTTGCACCGTGTTTTGGAAGAAAACCATTTGGAATTTCCAAACGCGGAACGCCTTTACCAAAGAGGGCATTGTATTCCTATTTACCCTAACCTAACAAAAGATAATGTACAACGGATTGCCACTGCTATCCGACGAATCTATTGA
- a CDS encoding arginine/lysine/ornithine decarboxylase codes for MYQNGIVQFPIIIIDEDFRSENASGLGIRAIAKALEGEGIEVLGVTSYGDLTSFVQQQSRACGFILSIDDEEFTPETEGEVPDALRQLKDFVTQVRHRNADIPLFLYGETRTSRHIPNSILKELHGFIHMFEDTPEFMARAIHREVKSYLDSLPPPFFRALTQYAHDGSYSWHCPGHSGGVAFLKSPVGQMFHQFFGENMLRADVCNAVDELGQLLDHTGPISASERNAARIFQCDSLYFVTNGTSTSNKIVWHSTVAPGDVVIVDRNCHKSILHAITMTGAIPVFLMPTRNHFGIIGPIPKSEFKWENIQKKIAEHPFAKEVKGNPRILTITQSTYDGILYNVEDIKSELDGKISTLHFDEAWLPHASFHRFYSGMHAIGSDRPRPKESMIFATQSTHKLLAGLSQASQILVQNSEKETLDRNLFNEAFLMHTSTSPQYAIIASCDVAAAMMESPGGNALVEESIEEALDFRRAMRKVDLELEEDWWFSVWGPEALVEEGAGERDEWILKANDRWHGFGDIAEGFNMLDPIKATVITPGMSVEGEFADWGIPALILTKYLAEHGIIVEKTGLYSFFIMFTIGITKGRWNTMVTELQQFKDDYDSNQPLWRVMPKFTAAYPKYDRIGLRDLCQSMHEVYRANNISHLTTEMYLSPMIPAMKPSEAFSKMAHRDIERVPIDELEGRITSVLLTPYPPGIPLLIPGEKFNMTIIRYLQFAREFNSKFPGFETDIHGLVEEKSESGHVTYYVDCVSE; via the coding sequence ATGTATCAAAACGGTATCGTACAATTTCCTATCATCATCATCGATGAAGATTTTCGTTCCGAAAATGCCAGTGGTCTTGGCATTCGAGCTATTGCAAAGGCCTTAGAAGGCGAAGGGATTGAAGTTCTGGGTGTTACCAGTTACGGAGATTTAACCAGTTTTGTGCAACAACAGAGTCGGGCTTGTGGATTCATCCTCTCCATTGACGATGAAGAGTTCACTCCGGAAACAGAAGGTGAAGTTCCCGATGCCCTCCGCCAACTCAAAGATTTTGTGACACAAGTGCGTCATAGGAACGCCGACATACCGTTGTTTCTTTATGGGGAAACAAGAACCAGTCGTCATATTCCTAATAGCATTTTAAAAGAACTCCATGGCTTCATTCATATGTTTGAAGACACACCAGAGTTTATGGCTCGTGCCATTCATAGAGAAGTTAAATCTTACTTAGATAGTTTACCACCTCCTTTCTTTCGTGCCTTAACGCAATACGCACATGATGGAAGTTATAGTTGGCACTGCCCTGGTCACTCGGGTGGGGTTGCTTTTTTAAAAAGTCCCGTAGGACAAATGTTCCACCAATTTTTTGGTGAGAACATGCTACGAGCTGACGTTTGTAATGCGGTAGACGAACTAGGCCAATTACTCGACCATACAGGCCCTATTTCTGCCAGTGAAAGAAACGCCGCACGAATTTTCCAATGTGATAGTTTGTATTTTGTGACCAATGGAACTTCCACTTCAAACAAAATTGTTTGGCATAGTACGGTTGCCCCTGGCGACGTTGTGATTGTAGACCGTAACTGCCACAAAAGTATCCTTCATGCCATTACAATGACTGGTGCTATTCCTGTTTTTTTAATGCCGACAAGAAACCATTTTGGAATCATCGGTCCCATTCCCAAATCTGAATTCAAATGGGAAAACATTCAGAAAAAAATTGCGGAACATCCCTTTGCCAAAGAAGTCAAAGGAAATCCAAGAATCCTCACCATCACACAAAGTACTTACGATGGAATTTTATACAATGTAGAAGACATCAAATCTGAGTTAGATGGTAAAATTTCAACCCTCCACTTTGATGAAGCGTGGCTTCCTCATGCTTCCTTTCATAGATTCTATTCAGGAATGCATGCCATTGGATCGGACAGACCAAGACCAAAAGAAAGTATGATCTTTGCCACCCAGTCCACACACAAACTTCTAGCTGGTCTTTCCCAAGCAAGCCAGATCCTTGTGCAAAACAGTGAGAAAGAAACTTTGGATAGAAACTTATTCAACGAAGCCTTTTTAATGCATACAAGTACGAGTCCGCAGTATGCCATCATTGCTTCTTGCGATGTCGCAGCGGCCATGATGGAATCTCCTGGTGGAAATGCCCTTGTGGAAGAATCCATTGAAGAGGCACTCGATTTCCGACGTGCCATGCGGAAAGTGGATTTAGAACTCGAAGAAGATTGGTGGTTTAGTGTTTGGGGCCCTGAGGCTCTTGTGGAAGAAGGTGCAGGAGAAAGGGACGAATGGATTCTCAAAGCCAATGACCGTTGGCACGGGTTTGGTGACATTGCAGAGGGGTTCAATATGCTTGATCCCATCAAAGCAACGGTCATCACTCCTGGTATGAGTGTGGAAGGAGAATTTGCTGACTGGGGAATCCCTGCTCTCATTCTCACTAAATACTTAGCAGAACATGGAATCATCGTAGAAAAAACAGGACTTTATAGTTTCTTTATCATGTTTACCATCGGGATTACCAAAGGTCGATGGAATACCATGGTGACCGAATTACAACAGTTCAAAGATGATTATGATTCGAACCAACCACTCTGGCGTGTGATGCCAAAGTTTACCGCTGCTTATCCCAAGTATGATCGGATTGGGTTACGTGACCTTTGCCAATCGATGCACGAAGTTTACCGAGCAAACAATATTTCTCACCTAACAACGGAGATGTATTTGAGCCCCATGATCCCTGCGATGAAACCTTCGGAAGCATTTTCTAAAATGGCACACCGCGACATTGAAAGGGTTCCGATTGATGAATTGGAAGGACGAATCACGTCAGTCCTACTCACACCTTATCCTCCGGGAATCCCACTTCTCATCCCAGGAGAAAAGTTCAACATGACAATCATTCGTTACTTACAATTCGCACGGGAGTTTAACTCCAAGTTCCCTGGTTTTGAAACTGATATCCACGGCCTTGTGGAAGAAAAATCAGAGTCAGGCCATGTGACTTACTATGTGGATTGTGTATCCGAATAA
- a CDS encoding DNA-processing protein DprA → MVVSILGHSRISSFLRRTKLWRQFSQFSELYAALPHYFEEDFWNQCLEECIQWEKSKDPNWKLLNFYDPEYPKNLKEIFDPPMVFACLGNLQVLQSQLVAIVGTRKSSPVSLSATRKLVELLSVNKELAVVSGMALGIDREAFLSALEFGLPVIGVLGTTLGMEYPPGNRDLYKRIKEDANQLLITEFLLKTEPAKWTFPKRNRVISGLADKVYIMESGRKSGTISTAYSAMEQNREIFVFDHPKQFDNEGGRLLLRQGAQRLFGETKIPKEKPESQGKEISYEEWRNKRTIPSGMRRDGGWNLDFTL, encoded by the coding sequence GTGGTAGTTTCGATTTTAGGCCATTCGCGAATTTCTTCTTTTCTTCGCAGAACAAAACTTTGGCGTCAGTTCAGTCAATTTTCGGAATTGTATGCCGCTCTCCCTCATTATTTTGAAGAAGATTTTTGGAACCAATGTTTGGAAGAATGTATCCAATGGGAAAAATCGAAAGATCCGAATTGGAAACTACTCAATTTTTATGATCCAGAGTATCCAAAAAATTTAAAAGAGATATTTGATCCGCCTATGGTTTTTGCCTGTTTGGGAAATCTTCAGGTATTGCAGTCTCAGTTGGTTGCCATTGTTGGGACAAGGAAATCTTCGCCAGTATCGCTTTCTGCCACAAGGAAACTCGTGGAATTACTTTCGGTAAACAAAGAATTGGCGGTAGTATCGGGTATGGCACTCGGAATTGATCGGGAGGCTTTTTTATCTGCTCTGGAATTTGGACTTCCTGTGATAGGGGTGCTTGGAACTACTTTAGGAATGGAATACCCACCAGGGAACCGGGATCTTTACAAACGAATCAAAGAAGATGCGAACCAACTTCTCATCACCGAATTTTTACTCAAAACAGAACCTGCCAAGTGGACATTTCCCAAAAGGAATCGTGTGATCTCTGGCCTTGCGGACAAAGTGTACATCATGGAATCGGGTCGAAAATCGGGAACTATATCTACAGCTTACAGTGCTATGGAACAAAACCGAGAGATATTTGTTTTTGATCATCCAAAACAATTTGATAACGAAGGAGGAAGGTTACTCCTCCGGCAAGGGGCACAAAGGTTATTTGGAGAAACTAAGATCCCAAAAGAAAAACCGGAATCACAAGGTAAGGAGATAAGTTATGAAGAATGGAGAAACAAACGAACCATCCCTTCTGGAATGAGAAGAGATGGTGGTTGGAATTTAGATTTTACCCTTTAA
- a CDS encoding SDR family NAD(P)-dependent oxidoreductase, with product MKNAYVTGASQGIGKEFVRALAKDYNVFLISRTESDLKKVILELEPKSRGILKYFALDLTKKKDVEELAEIIAKDKDVELVVNNAGFGTVGEFAALPLDKELDEVNLNVKTLVHLSHVALGRFKKNKKGYLINVASIAGYLPAPGSAIYAATKAFVKSFTESIHEEAKPYGIYVQALCPGLTHSDFHQRAGINKSKYPSFMWQDASVVVEESLDALRYNQAVCITGSFNQGAITISEMIPRGFLRKLSGKYLKLEED from the coding sequence ATGAAAAATGCATATGTCACTGGCGCATCCCAAGGAATTGGAAAAGAATTTGTTCGTGCTCTTGCGAAAGACTATAATGTCTTTTTAATTTCTCGTACGGAATCCGATTTAAAAAAAGTAATATTAGAATTAGAACCCAAATCTCGGGGTATTTTAAAATACTTCGCTTTGGATCTTACCAAAAAAAAAGATGTGGAAGAACTAGCTGAGATTATCGCAAAAGATAAAGATGTGGAACTCGTTGTAAACAATGCAGGCTTCGGAACTGTAGGTGAGTTTGCAGCATTACCTCTCGACAAAGAACTAGATGAAGTCAATTTAAATGTAAAAACATTAGTGCATTTAAGTCATGTGGCACTGGGCCGGTTCAAAAAAAATAAAAAAGGATATTTGATCAATGTTGCATCTATCGCTGGTTATTTGCCAGCACCTGGTAGTGCGATTTATGCCGCGACCAAAGCATTCGTAAAGTCATTTACTGAATCCATCCATGAAGAAGCCAAACCTTACGGAATTTATGTCCAGGCTCTTTGTCCCGGACTCACTCATTCCGATTTTCACCAAAGAGCAGGAATCAACAAATCCAAATACCCATCTTTTATGTGGCAAGATGCAAGTGTAGTAGTGGAAGAATCTTTGGACGCCCTTCGTTATAACCAAGCTGTATGTATCACAGGTTCCTTCAACCAAGGTGCCATTACTATTTCAGAAATGATCCCGCGAGGTTTCTTACGAAAGTTAAGCGGCAAATATCTAAAACTAGAAGAGGATTAG
- a CDS encoding calcium/sodium antiporter: protein MDAFLTATFQTLPLPVLLLVIIGSILVLGKAADVLVDEAVSLSTRWGVPKMIIGATIVSLGTTLPEVSVSVLSALEGNPGIALGNAVGSIICDTGLILGIAILISPPDIDKRLVNRQGWIQVLSGFLLVFAALPWTNLTSVFSTGGRIDQGTGFVFLILLAVYIYLSIRWSRSKPGEVEAGIDATTEYDESPFWVILLKLVVAITLVILSSKVLIPSVQETAVRLSIPDSIIGATLVAFGTSLPELVTAIQASRRGHSELAVGNIIGADILNVLFVSGAAAAVTKNGLEAPVSFFTFYFPSMLIVLVLFRLGIVFSKDKIKRPFGVFLLFIYIVATLAGFVFKG from the coding sequence ATGGATGCATTTCTTACTGCAACTTTTCAAACCCTTCCTTTGCCAGTTCTTTTACTCGTCATCATCGGCTCCATCCTTGTTTTAGGAAAAGCCGCTGACGTACTTGTTGATGAGGCAGTTTCCCTTTCGACAAGATGGGGAGTTCCCAAAATGATCATTGGGGCCACCATCGTGAGTTTAGGCACAACCCTTCCCGAAGTTTCCGTATCGGTTCTCTCTGCCCTAGAGGGAAATCCAGGAATCGCACTCGGAAATGCCGTAGGTTCCATCATCTGCGACACGGGCTTAATTTTAGGAATCGCCATCCTCATTTCCCCACCTGACATTGACAAACGACTTGTCAATCGCCAAGGTTGGATCCAAGTCCTTTCTGGTTTTTTACTTGTTTTTGCTGCCCTACCTTGGACTAACCTAACATCCGTTTTCTCCACTGGGGGAAGGATCGACCAAGGAACCGGTTTTGTATTTTTGATTCTCCTTGCTGTTTATATTTATCTCAGCATTCGTTGGTCTCGTTCCAAACCAGGAGAAGTCGAAGCAGGGATTGATGCCACAACTGAATATGATGAATCCCCTTTCTGGGTGATCCTTTTAAAACTGGTAGTTGCCATCACTCTTGTGATATTGTCTTCCAAGGTTCTCATCCCTTCTGTCCAAGAAACAGCGGTTCGGTTGTCCATCCCTGATTCCATCATTGGAGCCACACTCGTTGCCTTTGGAACTTCCCTTCCGGAACTTGTCACTGCTATCCAAGCCTCTCGTCGTGGGCACTCTGAACTTGCGGTTGGTAACATCATTGGGGCAGATATTTTGAATGTTCTTTTTGTTTCCGGGGCCGCCGCTGCTGTGACTAAAAACGGGCTCGAAGCTCCCGTTAGTTTTTTTACATTCTACTTTCCGTCGATGCTCATCGTTCTTGTGCTCTTTCGTTTAGGAATTGTTTTTTCAAAAGACAAAATCAAACGACCGTTTGGTGTTTTTTTACTTTTCATTTACATCGTGGCGACACTCGCTGGATTTGTATTTAAAGGGTAA